A genome region from Eurosta solidaginis isolate ZX-2024a chromosome 2, ASM4086904v1, whole genome shotgun sequence includes the following:
- the LOC137240284 gene encoding uncharacterized protein, giving the protein MQRSSRKMYEEDRETVTNHIKSFPRYESHYTITHNPRRRYLHTELNVTKMFYLYLEECKQKNPQKDTCQKCDQLNTKIKASCTRNKEEKENLTEEHNIHLRCAELAKKSLKEDKDLA; this is encoded by the exons GATCTTCTAGGAAAATGTATGAAGAGGATAGAGAAACCGTAACCAATCATATTAAATCTTTTCCTCGATATGAATCTCATTACACAATTACTCATAATCCAAGAAGAAGATACTTACACACTGAATTAAATGTTACTAAAATGTTTTATCTATACCTGGAagagtgtaaacaaaaaaat CCACAAAAAGATACTTGCCAAAAATGTGATCAATTGAATACTAAAATTAAAGCGTCATGTACTCGAAATAAGGAAGAAAAGGAAAACCTCACGGAAGAGCATAATATTCATTTACGATGTGCTGAATTGgccaaaaaatcattaaaagaagataaagatttgGCATGA